A window of Maioricimonas rarisocia genomic DNA:
GTGCGACGCAGCTCCAGCCCGATCCCCGTTATGGATCGAAGCTCGCGTCGAAGTTTGTCAATTGCCTGATGCGCGACGGCAAGAAGGGCGTTGCCCTTCGCGTCTTCTATGACGCCCTCGAAGCCGTCGAGAAGAAGGTGCCCGAAGAAAGCCCGATTGACGTCTTCACCCACGCGGTCGAAAACGTCAAGCCGGCCATCGAAGTCCGCTCCAAGCGGGTCGGCGGTGCCACCTATCAGGTGCCCACACCGGTCAGCTCCAAGCGGCAGCAGGCGCTGGCGATCCGCTGGATCCTGGCGGCAGCACGTGGCCGTAAGGGACGCCCGATCGCCGGTAGCCTGGCTGACGAGTTCGTCGCCGCCTACCGCCGCGAAGGCACCGCGATGACCACCCGCGAGAACGTTCATCGTATGGCCGATGCCAACAAGGCGTTCGCTCACTTCGCCTGGTGAGCTGACCGGATCTGCCGTTTT
This region includes:
- the rpsG gene encoding 30S ribosomal protein S7; this encodes MAKRFTASATQLQPDPRYGSKLASKFVNCLMRDGKKGVALRVFYDALEAVEKKVPEESPIDVFTHAVENVKPAIEVRSKRVGGATYQVPTPVSSKRQQALAIRWILAAARGRKGRPIAGSLADEFVAAYRREGTAMTTRENVHRMADANKAFAHFAW